A genomic window from Dechloromonas sp. A34 includes:
- the rplD gene encoding 50S ribosomal protein L4 codes for MELKVINEQGQEAAKLQASDVLFGRDFNEALVHQIVVAYQANARSGDSQQKDRSEVRHTTTKPWRQKGTGRARAGSNGSPLWRGGGRIFPNSPEQNYTQKVNKKMFRAGMAAILSELARQDRIVVIDDLSIDAPKTKLFSQKLKNLGLEGNLLVITDTLTENLYLSSRNLPNVLVLEAQEADPVSLVRFAKVLVTKNAVAKFEEMWG; via the coding sequence ATGGAACTTAAGGTTATTAACGAACAAGGTCAGGAAGCGGCCAAGCTGCAAGCTTCCGACGTGCTGTTCGGTCGCGATTTCAACGAAGCGCTGGTCCATCAGATCGTCGTCGCCTATCAGGCGAATGCGCGTTCTGGCGACAGTCAGCAGAAGGATCGCTCCGAAGTCCGTCACACCACCACCAAGCCGTGGCGTCAGAAGGGTACGGGTCGTGCCCGTGCCGGTAGCAATGGCAGCCCGTTGTGGCGTGGGGGCGGTCGGATTTTCCCGAATTCGCCGGAGCAAAACTACACCCAGAAGGTTAACAAGAAGATGTTCCGCGCCGGCATGGCCGCGATCCTCTCCGAGTTGGCTCGTCAAGACCGCATCGTCGTCATCGACGATCTGTCCATTGATGCCCCGAAGACCAAGCTGTTTTCGCAGAAGCTGAAGAACCTGGGTCTGGAAGGCAATCTTCTGGTTATTACGGATACGCTTACCGAGAATCTCTATCTCTCGTCGCGTAATCTGCCCAACGTCCTGGTGCTCGAGGCTCAGGAGGCCGATCCGGTTTCCCTGGTGCGCTTCGCCAAGGTTCTGGTCACCAAGAACGCCGTGGCCAAGTTCGAGGAGATGTGGGGATGA
- the rplW gene encoding 50S ribosomal protein L23, translating into MSQERLLQVLLAPQISEKATYIADKYEQVIFRVATDATKPEIKAAVELLFKVEVESVQVANVKGKVKRFKGATGRRKGWKKAYVSLKPGQEINFVEGGNA; encoded by the coding sequence ATGAGTCAAGAACGTCTGCTGCAGGTGCTGCTGGCACCGCAAATCTCCGAAAAGGCGACTTACATTGCCGACAAGTACGAACAGGTGATCTTCCGCGTTGCAACCGATGCTACCAAGCCGGAAATCAAGGCTGCGGTTGAGCTGTTGTTCAAGGTGGAAGTTGAGTCCGTTCAGGTCGCCAACGTCAAGGGCAAGGTCAAGCGCTTCAAGGGCGCGACCGGTCGTCGCAAGGGCTGGAAAAAGGCATATGTCAGCCTGAAGCCGGGTCAGGAAATCAATTTTGTTGAAGGGGGGAATGCCTAA
- the rplB gene encoding 50S ribosomal protein L2: protein MALVKVKPTSPGRRAVVQVVNPNLHKGKPFAALVEAKSANAGRNNNGRITVRHQGGGHKQSYRVIDFKRDKDGIPGKVERLEYDPNRTANIALVVYADGERRYIIANKGMVVGQPIVCGAEAPIKPGNALPIRNIPVGTTICCIEMLPGKGAQMARSAGASAQLLAREGTYAQIRLRSGEVRRVHVECRATIGEVGNEEHNLRKIGKAGAQRWRGIRPTVRGVAMNPVDHPHGGGEGRTGEGRVPVNPWGQPTKGYRTRSNKRTNSMIVQRRHKR from the coding sequence ATGGCACTCGTTAAAGTCAAGCCGACTTCCCCGGGCCGCCGTGCCGTCGTTCAGGTCGTCAATCCGAACCTGCACAAAGGCAAGCCGTTTGCAGCTCTGGTTGAAGCCAAGTCCGCAAACGCCGGTCGCAACAACAACGGTCGGATTACTGTCCGTCACCAGGGTGGTGGTCACAAGCAGTCCTATCGTGTCATCGATTTCAAACGCGACAAGGACGGTATTCCGGGCAAGGTCGAGCGTCTAGAATACGATCCGAACCGCACTGCGAACATTGCACTGGTGGTTTACGCCGATGGCGAGCGCCGCTACATCATCGCCAATAAGGGCATGGTAGTCGGTCAGCCGATCGTCTGCGGTGCTGAGGCACCGATCAAGCCGGGCAATGCCTTGCCGATCCGTAATATTCCGGTTGGTACGACCATCTGCTGTATTGAAATGTTGCCCGGTAAAGGTGCTCAAATGGCCCGCTCCGCGGGTGCTTCGGCCCAGTTGCTGGCTCGCGAAGGTACCTACGCGCAGATCCGTCTGCGCTCCGGTGAGGTTCGCCGCGTTCATGTCGAATGCCGCGCTACCATCGGTGAAGTGGGTAACGAAGAGCACAATCTGCGCAAGATCGGCAAAGCCGGTGCTCAACGCTGGCGTGGTATTCGCCCGACGGTTCGTGGTGTTGCCATGAACCCGGTCGATCACCCGCACGGTGGTGGCGAAGGCCGCACTGGCGAAGGCCGTGTGCCGGTTAACCCGTGGGGTCAGCCCACTAAGGGCTACCGCACCCGCAGCAACAAGCGCACGAACAGCATGATCGTTCAGCGCCGTCATAAGCGTTAA
- the rpsS gene encoding 30S ribosomal protein S19, translating to MGRSLKKGPFVDAYLIDKVEAVRATNDKRPIKTWSRRSTILPEFIGLTIAVHNGKQHIPVFVTENMVGHKLGEFSLTRTFKGHTAGKKAKK from the coding sequence ATGGGACGTTCTCTCAAAAAGGGCCCGTTTGTTGATGCGTACCTGATCGACAAGGTCGAAGCAGTTCGCGCCACCAACGACAAGCGCCCGATCAAGACCTGGTCGCGTCGCTCGACGATCCTCCCCGAGTTTATCGGTCTGACGATCGCCGTACATAATGGCAAGCAGCATATTCCGGTGTTCGTCACCGAAAATATGGTCGGTCACAAGCTCGGCGAGTTTTCGCTGACCCGGACGTTCAAGGGTCACACCGCTGGCAAGAAGGCCAAGAAGTAA
- the rplV gene encoding 50S ribosomal protein L22 — METRASLRGVRLSAQKGRLVADLVRGKPVGQALNILAFSPKKGAGIVKKVLESAIANAEHNDGADIDELKVKIIYVEKGMVLKRFTARAKGRGNRIVKPTCHIYLTVGN; from the coding sequence ATGGAAACTCGTGCAAGTCTGCGAGGCGTACGCCTCTCTGCGCAAAAAGGTCGCCTGGTGGCTGACCTGGTGCGTGGCAAGCCGGTCGGTCAGGCTCTCAACATCCTGGCCTTCTCCCCGAAAAAGGGTGCCGGTATCGTCAAGAAAGTGCTGGAGTCGGCTATTGCCAACGCCGAGCACAACGACGGCGCCGATATCGACGAACTGAAGGTGAAAATCATCTACGTCGAAAAAGGCATGGTGCTCAAGCGCTTTACCGCGCGCGCCAAGGGTCGTGGCAATCGGATCGTTAAACCGACCTGTCACATTTATCTGACCGTTGGGAACTAA
- the rpsC gene encoding 30S ribosomal protein S3, with amino-acid sequence MGQKIHPTGFRLAVTKNWSSRWYANSKDFPGMLNEDIKVREYLKRKLAHASVGRVLIERPAKNARVTVFSARPGVVIGKKGEDIEQLRSDLQRIMGVPVHVSIEEIRKPEIDAQLIADSIAQQLEKRIMFRRAMKRAMQNAMRLGAQGIKVMSAGRLNGAEIARSEWYREGRVPLHTLRADIDYATSEALTTYGIIGIKVWVYKGDMLDRNEQPEVVEPPADDRRPRRAPGKPEGDKPRTRTVKKADGAGDPAKRARKVGA; translated from the coding sequence ATGGGACAGAAAATTCATCCGACTGGCTTCCGCCTGGCAGTCACCAAAAACTGGAGTTCGCGCTGGTACGCCAACAGCAAAGACTTCCCCGGCATGCTCAATGAAGATATCAAGGTTCGTGAATATCTGAAGCGCAAGCTGGCTCATGCTTCTGTTGGTCGTGTTCTGATCGAGCGTCCGGCCAAAAACGCCCGCGTCACCGTTTTCTCCGCCCGTCCGGGTGTGGTCATCGGCAAGAAGGGCGAAGACATCGAACAACTGCGTTCGGATCTTCAGCGCATCATGGGCGTTCCCGTCCATGTGTCGATCGAAGAAATCCGCAAGCCGGAAATCGATGCTCAGCTGATCGCCGATTCCATCGCCCAGCAACTGGAAAAGCGGATCATGTTCCGCCGTGCCATGAAGCGCGCAATGCAGAATGCGATGCGTCTTGGTGCCCAGGGTATCAAGGTGATGAGCGCCGGCCGTCTGAACGGTGCCGAAATCGCCCGTAGCGAGTGGTATCGCGAAGGCCGTGTGCCGCTTCATACGCTGCGTGCCGATATCGATTACGCAACCTCGGAAGCACTGACCACCTACGGCATTATCGGTATCAAGGTCTGGGTTTACAAGGGCGATATGCTGGATCGCAATGAGCAGCCGGAAGTTGTCGAGCCGCCTGCTGACGATCGTCGTCCGCGTCGTGCTCCGGGTAAGCCGGAGGGCGACAAGCCGCGTACTCGTACCGTCAAGAAGGCCGACGGTGCTGGTGATCCGGCAAAGCGTGCAAGAAAGGTAGGGGCCTAA
- the rplP gene encoding 50S ribosomal protein L16 produces MLQPNRRKYRKEQKGRNEGLATRGTKVSFGEWGLKATGRGRLTARQIEAARRAMTRHIKRGGRIWIRIFPDKPISKKPAEVRMGNGKGNPEYWVAEIQPGKVLYEMDGVNEALAREAFALAAAKLPIATTFVTRHLG; encoded by the coding sequence ATGCTGCAACCTAATCGTCGCAAGTACCGCAAGGAACAAAAGGGTCGCAACGAAGGTCTGGCTACCCGCGGCACCAAGGTGTCGTTCGGTGAGTGGGGCCTGAAGGCTACCGGTCGCGGCCGTCTGACGGCGCGTCAGATCGAAGCTGCCCGCCGTGCGATGACCCGCCACATCAAGCGTGGCGGTCGTATCTGGATCCGTATCTTCCCGGATAAGCCGATTTCCAAGAAGCCGGCCGAAGTTCGGATGGGTAACGGTAAGGGTAACCCGGAATATTGGGTCGCCGAGATCCAGCCGGGCAAGGTCCTCTATGAGATGGATGGTGTCAATGAAGCGCTGGCTCGCGAAGCCTTTGCGCTCGCAGCTGCCAAGCTGCCGATTGCCACCACCTTCGTGACTCGTCATCTGGGGTAA
- the rpmC gene encoding 50S ribosomal protein L29, which translates to MKASELRTKSVDELNKELLDLLKAQFGLRMQLATQQLSNTSQMSKVRRDIARVRTLIREKAVQQ; encoded by the coding sequence ATGAAAGCTAGCGAATTGAGAACCAAGAGCGTGGACGAGCTCAACAAGGAATTGCTGGACCTTCTTAAGGCCCAGTTCGGCTTGCGTATGCAGCTTGCTACCCAGCAACTGTCCAATACCAGCCAAATGTCCAAGGTGCGCCGCGACATCGCTCGCGTCCGCACGCTTATCCGTGAAAAGGCGGTGCAGCAATGA
- the rpsQ gene encoding 30S ribosomal protein S17 — MSETTSNKRTLIGRVVSDKMEKTVTVLVERKVKHPMYGKVMVRSKKYHAHNDGNTAKAGDLVEIVETRPVSRTKSWAVTSVLEKAIVV; from the coding sequence ATGAGCGAAACCACCAGCAACAAACGTACTCTGATCGGTCGCGTTGTCAGCGACAAGATGGAGAAGACGGTTACCGTCCTCGTCGAACGTAAGGTCAAGCACCCGATGTACGGCAAGGTGATGGTTCGTTCCAAGAAGTACCATGCCCATAACGATGGCAATACGGCAAAGGCTGGCGATCTCGTCGAGATCGTCGAAACCCGCCCGGTTTCCCGGACCAAGTCCTGGGCCGTGACCAGCGTTCTGGAAAAAGCGATCGTTGTATAA
- the rplN gene encoding 50S ribosomal protein L14 codes for MIQMQTTLDVADNTGARSVMCIKVLGGSKRRYAGIGDIIKVSIKDAAPRGRVKKGDVYNAVVVRTAKGVRRPDGSLVRFDGNAAVLLNNKLEPIGTRIFGPVTRELRTERFMKIVSLAPEVL; via the coding sequence ATGATTCAGATGCAGACGACTCTGGACGTCGCCGATAACACCGGTGCTCGTTCAGTAATGTGTATCAAAGTGCTGGGTGGATCCAAGCGCCGTTATGCCGGCATTGGCGACATCATCAAGGTCAGCATCAAGGATGCTGCGCCGCGCGGTCGTGTCAAAAAAGGCGATGTCTATAACGCCGTGGTGGTTCGTACTGCCAAGGGTGTGCGTCGTCCGGATGGCTCGCTGGTTCGCTTTGATGGCAATGCCGCAGTTCTTCTCAACAACAAGCTCGAGCCGATCGGCACGCGCATCTTTGGCCCGGTGACCCGCGAACTGCGTACCGAGCGCTTCATGAAGATCGTGTCGCTGGCTCCTGAAGTGCTGTAA
- the rplX gene encoding 50S ribosomal protein L24 gives MMEKIRKGDEVVVITGKDKGKRGSVLRRVGEEHVIVEGVNRAKKHVKPNPVKGVAGGIVDKDMPIHLSNVALFNPASKKADRVGFKQLEDGRKVRVFKSNGELVNA, from the coding sequence GTGATGGAAAAAATTCGCAAGGGCGACGAAGTCGTCGTTATTACCGGCAAAGATAAAGGCAAGCGCGGTTCCGTGCTGCGTCGTGTCGGTGAAGAGCATGTGATTGTCGAAGGTGTCAATCGTGCCAAGAAGCACGTCAAGCCGAACCCGGTCAAGGGTGTGGCGGGTGGCATCGTGGATAAGGACATGCCTATTCATCTCTCCAATGTTGCGCTGTTTAATCCCGCTAGCAAGAAGGCCGACCGCGTCGGTTTCAAGCAGCTGGAAGATGGCCGCAAGGTTCGCGTGTTCAAATCGAACGGCGAACTGGTGAACGCATAA
- the rplE gene encoding 50S ribosomal protein L5 encodes MARLQQFYKETVVGELSKQFGYKSVMEVPRITKITLNMGVGEAVADKKVLENAVGDMQKIAGQKPVTTKARKSIAGFKIRDGYPIGCMVTLRGPRMFEFLDRLVTVALPRVRDFRGISGKGFDGQGNYNMGVKEQIIFPEIEYDKIDALRGMNISITTTAKTDAEAKALLAAFKFPFKN; translated from the coding sequence ATGGCGCGTTTGCAACAGTTTTATAAAGAAACCGTAGTTGGCGAACTGTCTAAACAGTTTGGCTACAAGTCGGTCATGGAAGTGCCGCGTATCACCAAGATCACCCTGAATATGGGTGTCGGTGAAGCGGTTGCGGACAAGAAGGTTTTGGAAAACGCCGTTGGCGACATGCAGAAGATTGCAGGTCAGAAGCCGGTGACCACCAAGGCCCGCAAGTCAATCGCTGGCTTCAAGATTCGTGACGGTTACCCGATCGGCTGTATGGTCACCTTGCGTGGCCCCCGTATGTTCGAATTCCTCGATCGTCTGGTGACCGTGGCTCTGCCGCGTGTCCGTGACTTCCGCGGGATTTCCGGCAAGGGTTTCGACGGCCAGGGTAACTACAACATGGGCGTCAAAGAGCAGATCATTTTCCCGGAAATCGAGTACGACAAGATCGACGCTCTCCGGGGTATGAACATCAGCATCACCACGACCGCGAAGACCGATGCAGAAGCGAAAGCTCTGCTCGCCGCGTTCAAGTTCCCGTTCAAGAATTGA
- the rpsN gene encoding 30S ribosomal protein S14 — translation MAKLALINREEKRRKMVAQYAKKRAALEAIFNDASLSDQERYDARLKLQALPRNSSPSRLRNRCQLTGRPRGVFRKFGLCRNKIRELAFNGEIPGIVKASW, via the coding sequence ATGGCAAAACTTGCTCTGATCAACCGTGAAGAAAAGCGCCGCAAGATGGTCGCGCAGTACGCCAAAAAGCGTGCGGCCCTGGAGGCGATATTCAATGACGCGAGCCTCTCTGACCAGGAGCGTTACGACGCCCGTCTGAAGCTGCAAGCTCTTCCGCGCAACTCCAGCCCGTCCCGTCTGCGCAATCGCTGCCAGCTGACCGGTCGTCCGCGTGGTGTTTTCCGTAAATTCGGTCTGTGCCGTAACAAGATCCGCGAACTCGCCTTCAACGGCGAAATCCCGGGTATTGTTAAAGCCAGCTGGTAA
- the rpsH gene encoding 30S ribosomal protein S8 has protein sequence MAMSDPIADMLTRIRNAQLAEKASVSMPSSKLKVAIAAVLKDEGYVDDFAVREADGKPTLDIALKYYAGRPVIERIERVSKPGLRIYKGCDDIPRVMNGLGVAIVSTPKGVMTDRKARASKVGGEVLCIVA, from the coding sequence ATGGCTATGAGCGATCCGATCGCGGACATGCTGACTCGCATCCGCAACGCCCAGCTCGCCGAAAAGGCGTCTGTCTCCATGCCCTCGTCCAAGCTCAAGGTGGCGATTGCCGCCGTGCTCAAGGACGAAGGTTACGTCGATGATTTCGCAGTTCGTGAGGCCGACGGCAAGCCGACCCTCGATATCGCGCTCAAGTATTACGCCGGGCGTCCGGTCATTGAGCGTATCGAGCGCGTCTCCAAGCCCGGTCTGCGTATCTACAAGGGCTGCGACGATATTCCCCGTGTCATGAATGGTCTTGGTGTCGCTATCGTGTCGACCCCCAAGGGCGTGATGACTGATCGCAAGGCTCGCGCCAGCAAGGTCGGCGGCGAAGTTCTTTGCATCGTGGCGTAA
- the rplF gene encoding 50S ribosomal protein L6 — MSRIGKNPIILPAGVEVSVGAQITVKGPLGTLNAAAHPAVTVSVEGQNVQVSKVEGAANAAAMWGTMRANLNNMVTGVSKGFERKLQLVGVGYRAQAQGDTLNLSLGFSHPVAHKMPAGVKVECPTQTEILIKGSDKQQVGQVAAEVRAYRKPEPYKGKGVRYSDEVVVIKETKKK; from the coding sequence ATGTCTCGTATTGGTAAGAATCCCATTATCCTGCCGGCCGGTGTCGAAGTTTCGGTTGGTGCGCAGATCACCGTCAAGGGCCCGCTGGGTACCTTGAATGCAGCTGCCCATCCTGCTGTCACCGTCTCCGTCGAAGGTCAGAACGTCCAGGTTTCCAAGGTTGAAGGCGCTGCTAACGCTGCCGCCATGTGGGGCACCATGCGTGCCAACCTCAACAACATGGTGACCGGCGTTTCCAAGGGTTTCGAGAGAAAGCTGCAACTCGTTGGCGTGGGCTACCGTGCGCAGGCTCAGGGCGATACCCTGAATCTGTCGCTGGGTTTTTCCCACCCGGTTGCGCACAAGATGCCCGCTGGCGTGAAAGTCGAATGTCCGACCCAGACCGAAATCCTGATCAAGGGTTCGGACAAGCAGCAGGTCGGCCAGGTCGCCGCCGAAGTTCGTGCTTACCGCAAGCCGGAGCCCTACAAGGGCAAGGGTGTTCGGTACTCGGACGAAGTGGTGGTTATCAAGGAAACCAAGAAGAAGTAA
- the rplR gene encoding 50S ribosomal protein L18, which produces MFNRKEARLRRARQTRAKIAELKAVRLCVNRTNCHIYAQIISPCGGKVLASASTLETGVRNDIPNGGNKAAATSVGKLIAERAKAAGIEQVAFDRSGLQYHGRVQALAEAAREAGLKF; this is translated from the coding sequence ATGTTTAACAGGAAAGAAGCGCGACTGCGCCGTGCCCGCCAAACCCGGGCCAAAATCGCCGAGCTCAAAGCTGTGCGCCTGTGCGTTAACCGCACGAACTGCCACATTTACGCCCAGATCATTTCGCCCTGTGGCGGCAAGGTTCTGGCTTCGGCTTCCACGCTGGAAACGGGTGTCCGCAATGACATCCCGAACGGCGGCAACAAGGCTGCGGCAACTAGCGTTGGCAAACTGATTGCTGAGCGCGCCAAGGCCGCCGGTATCGAGCAGGTTGCTTTCGATCGCTCCGGTCTCCAGTACCACGGTCGGGTTCAGGCGCTGGCGGAAGCCGCGCGTGAAGCTGGTCTGAAGTTCTGA
- the rpsE gene encoding 30S ribosomal protein S5: MAKPERNKKPQHAEERDDGMREKMVAVNRVTKVVKGGRILGFAALTVVGDGDGSIGMGKGKSREVPVAAQKAMEEARRKMAKVSLKNGTVHHTVFGRHGATTVMIQPAPEGTGIIAGGAMRAVFEVVGVTNVVAKAHGSTNPYNIVRATIDGLSKVNTPAEIAAKRGLSVDQILG; encoded by the coding sequence ATGGCTAAACCCGAAAGAAACAAGAAGCCGCAGCACGCTGAAGAGCGCGATGACGGCATGCGCGAGAAGATGGTCGCGGTCAACCGTGTCACCAAGGTGGTGAAGGGCGGCCGGATTCTCGGTTTCGCCGCTTTGACCGTCGTTGGTGACGGCGATGGCAGCATCGGCATGGGCAAGGGCAAGTCCCGCGAAGTGCCCGTAGCCGCCCAGAAGGCAATGGAAGAGGCGCGTCGTAAGATGGCCAAGGTCAGCCTGAAGAACGGTACCGTGCATCACACGGTGTTCGGCCGTCACGGTGCTACCACCGTGATGATCCAGCCGGCCCCGGAAGGTACCGGCATCATCGCTGGCGGTGCGATGCGCGCTGTCTTCGAAGTGGTCGGCGTCACCAACGTGGTCGCCAAGGCCCACGGCTCGACCAATCCCTACAACATCGTGCGTGCCACCATCGACGGCTTGTCGAAGGTGAATACGCCGGCCGAGATCGCCGCCAAGCGTGGTCTCTCGGTTGACCAGATTCTGGGGTAA
- the rpmD gene encoding 50S ribosomal protein L30: MADKKIKVKLVKSIIGTKQDHRATVRGLGLRKLNSTSELEDTPAVRGMIQKVQYLVKVEG; this comes from the coding sequence ATGGCTGACAAGAAAATCAAAGTGAAGCTCGTCAAGAGCATCATCGGCACCAAGCAGGACCACCGTGCCACCGTGCGCGGCCTGGGCTTGCGCAAGCTGAACAGTACTTCTGAACTCGAAGATACGCCGGCAGTTCGCGGCATGATTCAAAAGGTTCAGTATCTCGTCAAGGTTGAGGGTTAA
- the rplO gene encoding 50S ribosomal protein L15 — MRLNTIKPGEGSKKERRRVGRGIGSGLGKTCGRGHKGQKSRSGGFHKVGFEGGQMPLQRRLPKRGFNSLTRARNYEVRLTDLDRLPVDEIDLLALQAAGIVPGDALAAKVILSGAISRKVTLKGVGATKGAKAAIEAAGGSVAE; from the coding sequence ATGCGTCTGAATACTATCAAGCCGGGTGAAGGCTCCAAGAAGGAACGTCGCCGCGTTGGTCGCGGCATCGGTTCCGGCCTTGGCAAGACTTGCGGCCGCGGCCACAAGGGTCAGAAGTCCCGTTCCGGCGGTTTCCACAAGGTCGGTTTCGAAGGCGGTCAAATGCCTTTGCAGCGTCGCCTGCCGAAGCGCGGCTTCAATTCGCTGACCCGCGCCCGCAACTACGAAGTTCGCCTGACCGATCTGGACCGCCTCCCGGTCGACGAAATCGATCTGCTGGCCTTGCAGGCTGCCGGTATCGTTCCGGGTGACGCACTGGCTGCCAAGGTGATTCTCTCTGGCGCAATTAGTCGCAAGGTCACCCTCAAGGGTGTCGGCGCGACCAAGGGCGCCAAGGCTGCGATCGAAGCAGCCGGTGGTTCGGTCGCTGAGTAA
- the secY gene encoding preprotein translocase subunit SecY, whose protein sequence is MAANPNTVGKGGKFGDLKRRLWFLLGALVVYRIGAHIPVPGIDPNVLSDLFNSQQGGILGMFNMFSGGALSRFTIFALGIMPYISASIIMQLMSVASPQLEALKKEGEAGRRKITQYTRYGTVVLALFQGIGIAIALEAQPGLVNDPGFMFRLTTVSTLLTGTMFLMWLGEQITERGLGNGISIIIFAGIAAGLPNAIGGLLELVRTGAMHPLTALVICVLVVLVTAFVVFVERGQRKILVNYAKRQVGNKIYGGQSSHLPLKLNMSGVIPPIFASSIILFPATVAGWFGSGESMRWLKDVAGTLSPGQPIYVMFYAAAIVFFCFFYTALVFNSKETADNLKKSGAFVPGIRPGEQTARYIDKILMRLTLVGAAYITIVCLLPEFLILKWNVPFYFGGTSLLIIVVVTMDFMSQVQAYVMSHQYESLLKKANFKGAPMIK, encoded by the coding sequence TTGGCTGCAAATCCCAATACCGTTGGCAAAGGTGGCAAGTTCGGCGATCTGAAGCGCCGTCTTTGGTTCCTGCTCGGTGCGCTGGTCGTCTATCGGATCGGTGCGCATATCCCGGTTCCCGGGATCGATCCCAACGTTCTTTCCGATCTGTTCAATTCGCAACAGGGCGGCATCCTGGGCATGTTCAACATGTTCTCGGGTGGTGCCTTGTCGCGATTTACGATTTTTGCATTGGGGATCATGCCGTACATTTCGGCCTCGATCATCATGCAACTGATGAGTGTGGCCAGTCCCCAACTTGAAGCCCTCAAGAAGGAAGGCGAAGCCGGCCGTCGCAAGATCACCCAGTACACCCGTTACGGCACCGTGGTTCTCGCTCTGTTCCAGGGAATCGGTATCGCCATTGCGCTCGAGGCGCAACCGGGTCTGGTCAACGATCCTGGCTTTATGTTCCGCCTGACAACGGTCTCGACCCTGCTGACCGGGACGATGTTCCTGATGTGGTTGGGCGAGCAGATCACCGAGCGGGGCTTGGGTAACGGCATCTCCATCATCATTTTCGCTGGTATCGCCGCAGGCTTGCCCAATGCAATCGGTGGCCTGCTGGAACTGGTGCGTACCGGTGCGATGCATCCGCTGACCGCTCTGGTGATATGTGTCCTCGTGGTCCTCGTTACGGCCTTTGTGGTCTTCGTGGAACGCGGCCAGCGCAAGATCCTGGTCAATTACGCCAAGCGCCAGGTTGGCAACAAGATTTACGGCGGGCAGAGTTCGCATCTGCCCCTGAAGTTGAATATGTCGGGCGTGATCCCGCCCATTTTCGCCTCCTCGATCATTCTGTTCCCTGCCACTGTGGCTGGCTGGTTCGGTTCCGGCGAGTCGATGCGCTGGTTGAAGGATGTCGCGGGTACCTTGTCGCCGGGGCAGCCGATTTACGTCATGTTCTACGCTGCCGCCATCGTATTCTTCTGTTTCTTCTATACCGCTTTGGTTTTCAATTCCAAGGAAACCGCCGATAACCTGAAGAAGAGCGGCGCGTTCGTGCCGGGTATTCGTCCCGGTGAACAAACGGCTCGTTATATTGACAAGATCCTGATGCGCCTGACGCTAGTCGGTGCTGCCTACATCACGATCGTCTGTCTGTTGCCCGAATTTCTGATTCTCAAGTGGAACGTTCCGTTCTACTTCGGTGGTACATCGCTATTGATTATCGTGGTCGTGACCATGGACTTCATGTCCCAGGTCCAGGCTTATGTCATGTCTCACCAGTATGAAAGTCTCTTGAAGAAAGCAAACTTCAAGGGAGCACCCATGATCAAATAA